Within the Chloroflexota bacterium genome, the region TTCACGATTGTTCTCTTTATTTTCCACTCGCCCTTTTCCTTCACATACTCGTCTTCATAGTAGCCGTAGCCCCTGGTCCCTTTGCCGTTCTGGCGATTGAGCAAGTAGTCGTTTAGCGCCCATGTGGCCCTGGCGGTTGTGTTGCTGGTTATTTCAATCTCAGCATTGTGACCATGGTGTACAGTCACGATATGGTCCACACCCAGTCCTTGCTTCAAGAAATCCACAATGGGCTTCCCACCTTCAACGAAGATGTTTCGCTCGTGTTCTGCCAGCACGGCATCCGCGGTAAAACAGCCGACCATTTCGTCCCAGAGCTTCGTGTCAAGGAAGCGAAAATACCTGGCCTTCAGTTTCCTGATAGCCTCGATTTCCTCCAGAGCGCGGGGCTTTTCACTCGTTTCTCTACTTGCTGACTCAGACATGTTGGTATCCTCCCTTCGAATTCCTTCAATTCGTAAGCGGGCTGTAAGTGTTCTGGACACACCTCTCATAGGGACAGAGACACCCTGTTGTGTGTGCCCCCATTCTAGTCGCTTGCCTTCCCATCCGTCAATCTCGCTCATAGCATTAACAACTCCGTGCAGGGCATGCCGCCTCGCTTCGATGTGCCGTGACTGTCGCGGCAGTCTTGCCCCGGTTGTAGCCGAAATCGGATATGGTGCGTAAGTTGACAGCCCGCAGTGCTTCCCATATCCTACGGGCGTGGGAAAGACATTATTGCCAGAAAGGAACGTGAAACTATGGGCAGGCAGACAATAGCCGAACTCTTCGACCTGAAGGGGAAGGGTGCTGTGGTGACCGGTGGCGCCATGGGCATCGGGCAAGCCATCGCCTTCAGACTGGCCGAGGCTGGCGCCAACGTTATGATCACCGATATCGCAATGGAGGCAGCCAACCAGACGGTAGAGCAGATTAAGGCCACAGGAGGCAAAGCCTGGGCTATTCAAGCCGACGTCAGTTCGGCTGCCGACGCCAGGAAGATAGCAAAGACTGCAGTAGAGGTACTGGGCAGCCTGGACATACTGGTCAACAATGCGGGCGTCTACCCCTGGTCGCCTGTCATGGAGATCACGGAACAGATGTGGGACAGAACACACGATATCAACCTCAAAGGGGTCTTTTTCTGTTCCCAGGCAGCGGCTACGGAGATGATCAGAGCTGGCCGCGGGGGAAAGATCATCAACATAGCCTCGAAAGACGGCATAAACCCAGGGGGCAATGCTGCAGCCTCATACGTTGCCTCCAAGGGCGGAGTGATCATGCTCACCAAGGCCCTGGCACTGGAACTGGCACCTCATAATATCCTGGTCAATGCCGTGGCCCCAGGTGGCATTGTGACGCCAGGTGGCAAAGGAATGGCGCGCGACCTCAGAGCGAAAGGGGTGGACCTCGTGGAAGTGGGCAAGAGGGCCAAGGAGCGCACGCCCTTGGGCCACGCCGGCGAACCTGATGATATTGCCAAGGTGGTACTCTTCTTGGCCAGTGCGGCGGCGGACT harbors:
- a CDS encoding SDR family oxidoreductase translates to MGRQTIAELFDLKGKGAVVTGGAMGIGQAIAFRLAEAGANVMITDIAMEAANQTVEQIKATGGKAWAIQADVSSAADARKIAKTAVEVLGSLDILVNNAGVYPWSPVMEITEQMWDRTHDINLKGVFFCSQAAATEMIRAGRGGKIINIASKDGINPGGNAAASYVASKGGVIMLTKALALELAPHNILVNAVAPGGIVTPGGKGMARDLRAKGVDLVEVGKRAKERTPLGHAGEPDDIAKVVLFLASAAADYMTGSLLLVDGGYLLS
- a CDS encoding nuclear transport factor 2 family protein: MSEIDGWEGKRLEWGHTQQGVSVPMRGVSRTLTARLRIEGIRREDTNMSESASRETSEKPRALEEIEAIRKLKARYFRFLDTKLWDEMVGCFTADAVLAEHERNIFVEGGKPIVDFLKQGLGVDHIVTVHHGHNAEIEITSNTTARATWALNDYLLNRQNGKGTRGYGYYEDEYVKEKGEWKIKRTIVKHVHKEKFATEG